One window of Triplophysa rosa linkage group LG10, Trosa_1v2, whole genome shotgun sequence genomic DNA carries:
- the plk4 gene encoding serine/threonine-protein kinase PLK4, translating to MSVSIGDKIEDFKVLTLLGKGSFACVYKAKSVNTGLEVAIKMIDKKAMHKAGMVQRVINEVEIQCRLKHPSVLELYNYFEDSNYVYLVLEMCHNGEMSRYLKDRRKPFTEEEARHFMHQIVKGMLYLHTHGIMHRDLTLSNLLLTSSMNIKIADFGLATQLKLPSEKHFTMCGTPNYISPEVATRSAHGLESDVWSLGCMFYAFLTGRPPFDTDTVKHTLNKVVLGEYQMPMHISQEAQDLIQQLLQKNPTLRPSLSAVLDHPFMTQTGTTASKDSGNSDGGSIDSGIATISTTSNITNSSSGSRLQRKTRQVIGHPLPNRMAPIPSHSHHSTSSSFKSGQDWQPNSQEDFSRIGCRRVPLGADNGRPHSRYLRRAHSSDRSGAGFSHNQQEAELERCHSDELLSGSGCLFPSTSSYRDMPHSYSEQRRLPSPPVKQPANSFSTSVRPQMSDSQTQPWLINDGPFKRPADLSSHSSSGSFHAGRGPAGTQTSCGEKPSGVYPQQQPKLFPHTNPGPCREDGFGSGHPIEPQSYSDPQFPGPPVSKGKANTEKEKTSRKKNFPPLCAARLKPIRQKTKNAVVSILDTGEVCMELLKGQGAQERVKEVLRISCDGSTVTVYQPNEGKGFPVLDHPPSPPEDILICSFEDLPEKYWKKYQYATKFVQLVKSKTPKVTLYTKFAKCMLMENSPNADIEVCFYDGAKTHKTSEQMRVVEKSGKSYTVKGDVGLTGLNPECRLYMELSEEGHRMCLSLEAAITAEEQRSSKSTPFFPITIGRKPTNPASPAPQLQCSSASSLVAPAEVAQVCLSPPQPPHITPSMISYTGSDFTTASVAKGSSPQSAKDERTINTGKVLKSIFVPNVGWASQLTSGEVWVQFNDGSQLMVQAGVSCITFTSSDGHITRYKENEKLPELVKEKLHCLSTILGLLASPAVRC from the exons atgaGCGTTTCCATCGGGGATAAGATTGAG GACTTTAAAGTTCTCACCCTGCTGGGTAAAGGCTCCTTTGCATGTGTTTACAAAGCAAAATCTGTAAACACGGGCTTAGAGGTGGCAATCAAAATG ATTGACAAGAAGGCCATGCACAAAGCTGGCATGGTGCAGAGAGTCATTAATGAGGTGGAGATTCAGTGTCGGCTAAAGCATCCGTCAGTTCTTGAG CTGTACAATTACTTTGAGGACAGTAACTATGTGTATTTGGTTCTGGAGATGTGTCACAATGGAGAGATGAGCCGCTATCTGAAAGACAGGAGAAAACCTTTTACAGAAGAAGAAG CGAGGCACTTCATGCATCAGATTGTAAAGGGCATGCTGTACTTACACACTCATGGCATCATGCACAGGGATCTGACCTTGTCCAACCTCCTGCTCACTAGCAGCATGAACATTAAGATCGCAGACTTTGGCTTAGCAACACAGCTAAAGCTTCCCAGCGAGAAGCACTTCACCATGTGCGGCACCCCAAATTACATTTCCCCCGAGGTGGCCACACGCAGCGCTCACGGCCTGGAGTCGGACGTTTGGTCACTGGGCTGCATGTTCTACGCGTTCCTTACGGGCAGACCACCCTTTGACACAGACACTGTGAAACACACTTTGAACAAGGTTGTTTTAGGAGAATATCAGATGCCCATGCACATATCGCAAGAAGCTCAGGATCTGATTCAACAGCTGTTGCAAAAGAATCCCACCCTCAGGCCAAGCCTCTCTGCAGTACTGGACCATCCCTTTATGACTCAAACCGGGACCACTGCAAGTAAGGACTCTGGGAACAGCGACGGAGGGTCTATAGACAGCGGCATAGCCACCATATCCACAACCTCCAACATTACCAACAGCAGCAGCGGCAGCCGACTTCAGAGGAAGACGAGGCAGGTGATTGGACACCCCTTGCCCAATCGCATGGCACCGATCCCCAGCCACTCCCATCACTCCACCAGCTCCAGTTTTAAAAGTGGCCAAGACTGGCAGCCTAATTCACAAGAAGATTTTTCCAGGATAGGATGCAGGCGAGTTCCCCTCGGCGCTGACAACGGAAGGCCTCATTCTCGCTACCTGAGACGGGCTCATTCATCAGACCGATCCGGTGCTGGGTTTAGCCACAATCAACAGGAGGCCGAGCTGGAGAGATGCCACTCGGATGAGTTGCTTTCAGGGTCTGGGTGCTTGTTCCCATCAACCTCCAGTTATAGAGATATGCCGCATAGCTACTCTGAGCAAAGACGTCTCCCCTCTCCACCTGTCAAACAGCCTGCAAA ttctTTCTCAACATCTGTGAGACCCCAGATGTCCGACTCTCAAACACAGCCCTGGTTAATCAATGACG GGCCTTTCAAGAGGCCAGCAGATCTGAGCAGTCACAGCAGCAGTGGGAGTTTCCATGCGGGACGGGGGCCAGCTGGGACGCAAACCTCCTGCGGTGAGAAACCCAGCGGCGTTTACCCTCAGCAGCAACCCAAGCTGTTCCCTCACACCAACCCTGGGCCCTGCAGAGAGGACGGGTTCGGATCAGGGCACCCAATAGAACCTCAGAGCTACTCGGACCCGCAGTTTCCCGGTCCGCCTGTCTCCAAAGGCAAAGCAAACACGGAGAAGGAAAAAACATCCCGTAAGAAGAACTTTCCACCGCTTTGTGCGGCCAGGCTCAAGCCTATTAGACAGAAGACTAAAAACGCTGTG GTCAGTATCTTGGACACAGGAGAGGTGTGTATGGAGCTGCTGAAGGGACAAGGAGCTCAGGAGAGGGTCAAAGAAGTGCTGAGGATCTCCTGTGATGGATCCACG GTGACTGTGTATCAGCCTAATGAAGGTAAAGGCTTTCCTGTTTTGGACCATCCCCCTTCCCCACCTGAAGACATTCTCATCTGCAGCTTTGAGGATTTACCAG AAAAATACTGGAAGAAGTATCAGTATGCTACCAAGTTTGTCCAGTTGGTGAAATCAAAGACTCCCAAAGTCACCTTGTACACAAAGTTTGCCAAGTGTATGTTGATGGAGAACTCTCCTAATGCAGACATAGAAGTGTGCTTTTATGACG GTGCAAAAACCCATAAGACGAGCGAGCAGATGCGCGTGGTGGAGAAGAGTGGGAAGTCGTACACGGTGAAGGGTGACGTTGGGCTGACTGGACTAAATCCTGAGTGTAGACTATACATGGAGCTTTCTGAAGAG GGGCATCGAATGTGTCTGTCTTTGGAAGCGGCGATAACAGCTGAGGAGCAGCGTAGCTCTAAAAGCACTCCATTCTTTCCCATCACTATCGGCAG GAAACCCACCAATCCGGCTTCACCAGCTCCTCAGCTTCAGTGTTCATCTGCCTCGAGCCTTGTGGCACCTGCCGAGGTCGCTCAGGTGTGCCTGAGTCCACCACAGCCCCCACACATTACGCCATCA ATGATTTCTTACACTGGCTCAGACTTCACCACAGCCAGTGTGGCTAAAGGCAGCTCACCCCAGTCAGCCAAAGATGAACGTACAATTAACACAGGAAAGGTGCTCAAGTCCATTTTTGTACCAAACGTTGGATGGGCATCTCAG ctTACAAGTGGTGAGGTTTGGGTCCAGTTTAATGATGGGTCCCAGCTAATGGTCCAAGCTGGTGTCTCCTGCATCACTTTTACTTCCTCTGATGGACATATCACCAG GTATAAAGAGAACGAGAAGTTACCAGAGCTGGTCAAAGAGAAGCTGCATTGTCTCTCCACCATCCTGGGACTCCTGGCCAGCCCTGCTGTCAGATGCTGA